The following proteins are co-located in the Candidatus Nanosynbacter sp. HMT-352 genome:
- a CDS encoding HAD-IC family P-type ATPase, protein MRDYLDIIKRNLLSPIVVVIFLLAGALVYVREYRDAWFISVVIVVNSTIGIIQELRAKRVLRQLELMSAPKARLLKDGNVAEVGYDELKIGDEILIQAGDELPADAKVIESKGLELNESMLTGESASIEKKDGDVVLAATTVLAGEGTARVIAIGDDTKAGAISQVLKRYKPELTPLQLAIWRAIYFLTYGAIVLSLLIAIVYYFSGDNVVVILKTITSAAVTVVPEGLLLASSLLLAFGSLRLAQAKVLPQKLSAIEAMALLNLLAVDKTGTLTSDEVTLEKVVAFGDKIGYSETDIASFAALIAHETSGGNITGRAILAEATSPKNTKVLEVMAFSSARKMAGVRANIDGEIRTLMMGAPEFVSKLAPVDEETQKKLNDWADNGLRVLMLAEFSDDKTKLKDLKNGSGTAIGAVILRNSLRHGVVETVDFLQRQGVTIRVISGDNPRTVQYIAKEAGIKHPEKAILGEDLAALSEDEFNKAADTYTIFARVLPDQKERLINRFQQSGKFTGMVGDGVNDALALKKADLGVAMYAGAPASRRVSDIILLNNSFTSLPMGMKLGNQIMQAIEVIAVLFFHKIIYGVTLLLATILINMNYPYSPRHITFMNIFLVTMPTLMWTLFPPVPKHRINPKRFWHDTLLAVTPIALITGATVAFTYWITSVMFPGHAAEVATMTVLTATLFGVYLVFLVGIMLDVAIDKSAKRARLLYLLSVIIVAAGSFGFGFLRDFFDFTVPNLFIMWPAAGAIVVAMLAQLFIARWAGRRIVQ, encoded by the coding sequence ATGCGCGACTATTTGGATATTATTAAGCGAAATTTGCTTTCACCTATTGTTGTGGTGATTTTTCTGCTGGCTGGTGCGCTGGTTTACGTTCGAGAATATCGTGACGCATGGTTTATCTCGGTGGTGATTGTCGTGAACTCGACGATTGGCATTATTCAGGAGTTAAGGGCTAAGCGAGTTTTACGTCAATTGGAACTGATGAGCGCGCCGAAAGCTCGATTGTTAAAAGATGGAAATGTTGCCGAGGTCGGTTATGATGAGCTTAAAATTGGCGATGAAATTCTTATTCAGGCTGGCGATGAATTGCCGGCGGACGCGAAAGTTATTGAGTCAAAAGGATTGGAGCTGAATGAAAGTATGTTGACTGGCGAGTCTGCGTCGATTGAGAAAAAGGATGGCGATGTTGTGCTGGCGGCGACGACGGTTCTGGCTGGCGAAGGTACAGCGCGAGTAATTGCGATTGGCGACGACACGAAAGCTGGCGCGATTAGCCAAGTCCTGAAGCGTTACAAACCAGAACTCACGCCTCTTCAATTAGCGATTTGGCGCGCAATTTACTTCTTGACTTACGGCGCAATTGTCCTGTCGCTACTTATTGCTATTGTCTATTATTTCTCTGGCGATAATGTCGTCGTTATCTTAAAAACCATCACTTCGGCGGCGGTTACGGTCGTGCCGGAAGGTTTATTGTTGGCAAGCTCTCTGCTTTTGGCGTTCGGTTCACTGAGACTAGCCCAGGCGAAAGTCTTGCCGCAGAAATTGTCAGCAATTGAAGCCATGGCACTTTTGAATTTGCTGGCCGTAGATAAAACAGGCACCTTGACTAGTGATGAAGTTACGCTTGAAAAAGTCGTGGCTTTCGGTGATAAGATTGGCTATTCGGAAACTGACATCGCCAGTTTTGCGGCGTTAATTGCTCATGAAACCAGCGGCGGAAATATCACTGGCCGTGCAATTTTGGCGGAAGCTACGTCGCCAAAAAATACGAAAGTTTTGGAGGTGATGGCGTTTTCGTCGGCGCGTAAAATGGCTGGCGTGAGAGCGAATATTGACGGCGAAATTCGGACTTTGATGATGGGCGCGCCAGAGTTTGTGTCGAAGTTGGCGCCGGTAGATGAGGAGACTCAGAAGAAGCTGAACGATTGGGCTGACAATGGTTTGCGCGTGTTGATGTTGGCTGAATTTTCGGACGATAAAACCAAATTGAAGGACTTGAAAAATGGCTCTGGAACGGCAATTGGCGCGGTTATTCTGCGCAATTCTCTGCGCCATGGTGTTGTTGAAACGGTGGATTTTTTGCAGCGCCAAGGTGTAACTATTCGCGTAATCTCTGGTGATAATCCGCGCACAGTTCAATACATCGCTAAGGAGGCTGGAATTAAACATCCAGAAAAGGCGATTTTAGGCGAGGATTTGGCGGCGCTTAGCGAAGATGAATTTAATAAAGCGGCTGACACTTACACGATTTTTGCCAGAGTCTTGCCAGACCAAAAAGAGCGTTTAATAAACAGATTCCAACAATCCGGAAAATTCACTGGCATGGTCGGCGACGGCGTAAACGACGCTTTGGCGCTGAAAAAGGCTGACCTCGGTGTGGCGATGTACGCTGGTGCGCCGGCTTCCCGTCGAGTTTCTGACATTATATTGCTCAATAATTCGTTCACTTCTCTGCCGATGGGAATGAAATTGGGCAATCAAATCATGCAAGCAATCGAAGTCATCGCTGTTCTGTTTTTCCATAAAATTATTTACGGCGTGACGCTTCTCCTTGCGACGATTCTCATCAATATGAATTATCCGTATTCGCCGCGCCACATTACATTTATGAATATTTTTCTGGTGACGATGCCGACCCTTATGTGGACGCTGTTTCCGCCAGTGCCGAAGCATCGAATAAATCCAAAGCGATTTTGGCACGATACTTTGCTGGCTGTTACACCGATTGCTTTAATTACTGGCGCGACTGTCGCGTTCACCTATTGGATTACCTCTGTTATGTTCCCTGGTCACGCCGCTGAAGTCGCAACGATGACCGTACTTACCGCGACTTTGTTTGGCGTATATTTGGTGTTCTTGGTGGGAATTATGCTGGACGTAGCTATCGATAAATCCGCCAAGCGCGCTCGTCTGCTTTATCTTCTGTCGGTGATTATCGTGGCAGCTGGAAGCTTTGGCTTTGGTTTCCTGCGCGATTTCTTCGACTTTACCGTGCCGAATTTGTTCATAATGTGGCCAGCTGCTGGCGCAATTGTCGTAGCGATGTTAGCCCAGCTATTCATTGCTCGCTGGGCTGGTCGACGAATTGTTCAGTAA
- a CDS encoding restriction endonuclease subunit S — MKVGDLSPKKIAEFTLPVLTAGIENQGLNNYAPRDNATILKNVISISANGANTGATFYQNKEFTVLQDAYAISFKEEYIPNDNQYLFLTGAIAKSIYGNFAWTDKAGWEKVKKEFIQLPTKDGKIDFEFMDDCIRELEEERIRELSAYLTVSGLDNYELSSEEKESLDAYGSIMFGECKFKDIFDKIKQGRRLKKDDQIAGNIPFVMSGRTNTGVVGYISNPIALFPKNSITIDIFGNSFYRSYDFGAGDDTGVYWNDKTQYSKEAMLYLTTAMEKTLLGKYSYGKKLRSSQSFNFKMQLPTKDGKIDFSYMELLISAVQKLVIKDVVLYADEKIQSTKKIVKEN; from the coding sequence ATGAAGGTAGGCGATTTATCGCCAAAAAAAATAGCAGAGTTTACTCTTCCTGTTTTGACTGCGGGTATTGAAAACCAAGGTCTTAACAATTATGCTCCTAGAGATAATGCCACTATATTAAAGAATGTAATCTCTATTTCTGCAAATGGAGCAAATACGGGAGCGACTTTTTACCAGAATAAAGAATTTACAGTGTTGCAAGATGCATACGCTATATCGTTTAAAGAGGAATACATACCTAATGATAATCAATATTTATTTTTAACAGGCGCAATCGCGAAGTCTATATATGGCAACTTTGCGTGGACTGATAAGGCGGGTTGGGAAAAGGTAAAAAAAGAATTCATCCAACTTCCAACAAAAGATGGAAAAATAGATTTTGAATTTATGGACGATTGTATACGCGAACTCGAAGAGGAGCGTATACGCGAACTTTCCGCTTACCTGACGGTAAGCGGACTAGACAATTACGAATTGTCTAGTGAAGAGAAAGAATCATTAGACGCTTATGGCAGCATAATGTTTGGTGAATGCAAATTCAAGGACATTTTCGATAAAATCAAGCAAGGTAGGCGACTGAAAAAGGACGATCAAATTGCTGGCAATATACCTTTCGTTATGTCGGGTAGAACCAATACGGGAGTTGTTGGGTACATTTCAAATCCTATAGCCTTATTCCCTAAAAATTCTATCACCATAGATATTTTTGGTAATAGCTTTTATAGAAGTTACGATTTTGGCGCTGGAGATGACACTGGCGTATACTGGAACGACAAAACTCAATATTCTAAAGAAGCGATGTTATATCTTACAACTGCCATGGAAAAAACATTACTTGGAAAATATTCATACGGCAAAAAACTTAGAAGCTCCCAGAGTTTTAATTTCAAAATGCAACTTCCAACAAAAGACGGAAAAATAGATTTTTCTTATATGGAACTCCTTATTTCTGCCGTACAAAAACTAGTTATAAAAGACGTGGTTCTTTATGCGGACGAGAAAATACAGTCCACAAAGAAGATAGTCAAAGAAAATTAA
- a CDS encoding HsdM family class I SAM-dependent methyltransferase, translating into MIKQQSIEPKIADLVNGWLKDYKLDYKLEQESLNEEIDKALDEYKSKSGGAGGNRPDAKLLIQDEALNHYPILIEYKGYKDKLIRLDEDGRVDNRTSKNEPNYKNINSYAVNGAVHYANAVLHYTSYTDVIAIGVTGYKKADGEIEHSIGVYYVSKDNLGIGQEVGKYSDLSFLRKENFNDFIKKVNELSLSSEELEALKDKREKEINASLVKLNNDIYANEKGLSENDRVYLVSASIMATLGIPDKVRPLEKSELKSSTEEGNTDGDIIVRKIEAFLKQKNLPKTKQDLIVRTLKNTLLSENINKPINGESQLKRIFSKIVDDLGIYYKIGLTTDFTGKLFNEMYSWLGFTQDKLNDVVLTPSYVANLLVKLARVDKDSYVWDFATGSAGLLVAAMNEMIIDAKAKITSPLELEQKQLKIKAEQLLGLEVLSNIYMLAILNMILMGDGSSNILNKDSLLDFDGKYGFGKTDEKFPATAFVLNPPYSAEGNGMIFVEKALSMMNRGYAAIIIQNSAGSGKAKELNKKILTKNTLLASIKMPIDLFVGKSSVQTNIYVFRAGEAHQRDEVVKFIDFSNDGYTRTNRKKASVNLRDTDRAKERYQEVVDLVRFGKSKLNIFTEKEYYEGHIDPENGSDWNQTAPIDTRPTLEDFKKTVADYLAWEVSSLIKNESEDNRLGK; encoded by the coding sequence ATGATTAAGCAACAATCGATAGAACCAAAAATTGCCGACCTCGTGAACGGCTGGCTTAAAGATTACAAATTAGACTACAAGCTAGAGCAAGAAAGCCTCAATGAAGAAATAGACAAAGCCTTAGACGAATATAAGTCAAAGAGTGGTGGCGCAGGCGGCAACAGACCAGACGCTAAACTTTTAATACAAGATGAGGCTTTGAATCACTACCCAATACTTATAGAGTACAAAGGTTATAAAGATAAACTGATTAGACTTGACGAAGATGGCAGAGTAGACAACAGAACAAGCAAAAATGAGCCCAACTACAAAAATATCAATAGTTATGCCGTAAATGGCGCAGTGCACTACGCAAATGCCGTACTTCACTATACAAGCTACACTGACGTAATCGCTATTGGTGTTACGGGATATAAAAAAGCCGACGGCGAAATAGAACATTCCATAGGCGTTTATTATGTATCCAAAGATAACTTGGGTATTGGACAAGAAGTAGGGAAATATAGCGACCTTTCGTTTTTGAGAAAAGAAAATTTTAATGATTTTATTAAGAAAGTAAACGAACTCTCTTTATCAAGTGAAGAATTGGAAGCACTCAAAGACAAAAGAGAGAAAGAAATAAATGCAAGCCTCGTAAAGCTTAACAATGACATCTATGCAAACGAAAAAGGGCTTAGTGAAAATGACAGAGTATATCTTGTTTCAGCTTCAATTATGGCAACACTCGGAATACCAGATAAAGTAAGACCTCTTGAAAAATCCGAATTAAAATCATCTACAGAAGAGGGAAATACGGACGGGGATATCATTGTTAGAAAGATAGAGGCGTTCTTAAAACAGAAAAACTTACCTAAGACAAAACAAGACCTTATCGTAAGAACTCTAAAAAACACATTATTATCTGAAAATATTAATAAGCCGATAAACGGAGAAAGTCAGCTTAAGAGAATATTTTCAAAGATAGTTGATGATTTGGGTATTTACTATAAGATAGGACTGACCACAGACTTTACAGGTAAGCTATTTAACGAAATGTACTCGTGGCTCGGCTTTACGCAAGATAAGCTAAATGACGTAGTGTTAACGCCGTCTTATGTCGCTAATCTTTTAGTAAAACTAGCAAGGGTAGATAAAGACAGCTATGTTTGGGACTTTGCGACAGGAAGTGCAGGACTACTTGTTGCCGCAATGAACGAGATGATTATAGACGCAAAAGCAAAAATAACATCTCCATTAGAGTTAGAACAAAAACAACTCAAAATAAAAGCAGAGCAGCTTTTGGGACTAGAGGTATTGTCAAATATCTATATGCTTGCAATCTTAAACATGATACTCATGGGAGATGGAAGTTCAAACATCTTAAATAAAGATTCACTTCTTGATTTTGATGGTAAATACGGTTTCGGCAAAACGGATGAAAAATTCCCAGCAACCGCCTTTGTGCTTAATCCACCTTATTCAGCAGAGGGCAATGGAATGATTTTCGTAGAAAAAGCGCTTTCCATGATGAACAGAGGATACGCAGCCATTATCATTCAAAATTCAGCAGGTAGTGGAAAAGCAAAGGAACTCAATAAGAAGATTCTTACGAAGAATACACTACTTGCAAGTATTAAAATGCCTATAGATTTATTCGTTGGGAAATCAAGCGTACAGACAAATATATACGTGTTTAGGGCGGGAGAAGCGCACCAAAGAGACGAAGTTGTTAAATTCATAGACTTTTCAAACGACGGCTACACAAGGACCAACAGGAAAAAGGCTAGTGTAAATCTAAGAGATACCGACAGGGCAAAAGAAAGATACCAGGAAGTAGTAGACCTTGTGCGATTCGGAAAGAGTAAGCTAAATATCTTTACGGAAAAAGAATATTACGAAGGACACATTGACCCAGAAAACGGCTCAGACTGGAATCAGACGGCGCCAATAGACACAAGACCGACGCTAGAGGACTTTAAAAAGACCGTGGCTGACTATCTGGCGTGGGAAGTGTCAAGCTTGATTAAAAATGAGAGCGAGGACAATCGCCTGGGAAAATAG
- a CDS encoding class I SAM-dependent RNA methyltransferase, translating into MRKQIFETLRLEKIVGGGQAIGTLDDGRKAFVWRGLPKELVTIRLTKKKSHFVEGIVTEIIEESPERITPKDENSYLSTSPWQIMPMSSEQSYKASLIEEAFLLHDITLPEKIKVFSDVVEFNYRNKVEFSWFGDKTNDDEKETLDLAFFKRGGKGKVIVDGTSLAHPSINKLAIEIRDLLREKPIVARQLKTLLIRSDQQGNAVWQLYVKDKIENLISDDEAKLLSAAGGEIIYSDPKSPASRITERLNKFSDTTLSDTILGVAFNYACEGFFQVNIPVYEKALSDMKAWIDCNEKLPTLDLYSGVGTIGLTIGGDDVTLVEINEHAVAEMQRNIAKLNRPNAKAILAPSEKSLEYITDEQIVIVDPPRAGLHADVTNRLLETEPPRIIYLSCNPVTQARDVSLLQEKYEIVHHQGYNFFPRTPHIEHLVVLDKKLENIEKESKND; encoded by the coding sequence ATGAGAAAACAAATTTTTGAGACTTTAAGATTGGAAAAAATCGTTGGCGGCGGGCAAGCCATCGGGACACTTGACGACGGCCGCAAAGCGTTCGTCTGGAGAGGGCTGCCAAAAGAACTTGTAACGATTCGCCTGACAAAGAAAAAATCGCACTTCGTCGAAGGAATAGTGACGGAAATTATCGAGGAAAGTCCAGAGCGAATTACGCCGAAGGATGAAAATAGCTATTTAAGCACCAGTCCTTGGCAAATAATGCCGATGTCCAGCGAGCAATCGTACAAAGCGTCGCTAATCGAAGAGGCTTTTTTACTTCACGATATCACATTGCCTGAAAAAATCAAGGTATTTTCTGACGTCGTAGAATTTAATTATCGCAATAAAGTCGAGTTCAGTTGGTTCGGCGACAAAACGAACGACGACGAAAAAGAAACTCTGGACTTGGCGTTTTTCAAGCGTGGCGGTAAGGGGAAAGTCATCGTCGACGGAACCAGCTTGGCACACCCGAGCATAAATAAATTGGCAATTGAAATCCGCGACCTATTACGAGAAAAACCGATTGTCGCGCGCCAATTAAAAACACTATTGATTCGCTCAGACCAACAGGGAAACGCCGTCTGGCAATTGTACGTAAAAGATAAGATAGAAAACCTGATTTCCGACGATGAAGCCAAATTGCTATCAGCTGCGGGCGGCGAAATAATTTATTCCGACCCCAAAAGCCCAGCCAGCCGAATCACCGAGCGCTTAAACAAATTCAGCGACACGACACTGAGCGACACGATTTTAGGCGTCGCCTTCAACTACGCTTGCGAAGGATTTTTCCAAGTCAACATTCCCGTTTACGAAAAAGCCCTGAGTGATATGAAAGCGTGGATCGATTGCAATGAAAAATTGCCGACGCTCGACCTTTATTCTGGAGTTGGGACAATCGGTTTGACAATTGGAGGCGACGACGTGACGCTCGTGGAGATTAACGAGCATGCCGTCGCGGAAATGCAGAGGAATATTGCCAAGCTGAATCGACCGAATGCCAAGGCGATTTTGGCACCGAGCGAAAAATCTCTGGAATATATAACGGACGAGCAAATTGTCATCGTTGATCCGCCGCGCGCTGGACTTCACGCGGATGTCACCAACAGACTACTGGAAACAGAGCCGCCTCGAATTATTTATCTGAGTTGTAATCCCGTCACGCAAGCGCGAGACGTCAGCCTACTTCAGGAAAAATACGAAATCGTGCATCATCAAGGCTACAATTTCTTCCCGAGGACGCCGCACATTGAGCACCTTGTGGTTTTGGACAAGAAGCTAGAGAATATTGAAAAGGAGAGTAAAAATGATTAA
- a CDS encoding GmrSD restriction endonuclease domain-containing protein, with protein MKRQENEKGLSNNRQIDLLGNKSLLEKRINIRASDYKFEDKIKYYQGFDNSRGQRIGGTENLELKNISNVYKKFGEKEIVERTDLFIDDFMNLLDKNGLIA; from the coding sequence ATGAAGCGACAGGAAAATGAGAAAGGGTTATCTAATAATCGACAAATCGACCTCCTTGGCAATAAATCTCTTTTAGAAAAACGGATCAATATTCGCGCATCCGACTATAAATTCGAAGATAAAATTAAATACTACCAGGGTTTTGACAACAGTAGAGGACAGCGCATAGGCGGAACAGAAAATCTTGAGCTCAAGAATATAAGCAATGTTTATAAAAAATTCGGAGAAAAAGAAATTGTCGAGAGGACTGATTTGTTTATTGACGATTTTATGAATTTACTAGATAAAAACGGCTTGATTGCTTAA
- a CDS encoding DUF2268 domain-containing putative Zn-dependent protease (predicted Zn-dependent protease with a strongly conserved HExxH motif) codes for MSKLHLHIANASQTFTDAEIAIFKNTAQQAETFVSSEFAQFDYEVDVIITTPSFTLPTIAEDGIAGKTLHSRLIMISVDKSQHGVNEDFIFETICHEMSHSLRWEKLPEYAETMFDGVILEGLAVALEEEAMNKLGRRNQQFFLREMQKTSQAEIDKIIAALQGNFEDKVYDYTKIFFTGDGVLPRWAGYKLGYYFVKQHLHQTSQTISQATLASYKDFIL; via the coding sequence ATGAGCAAGCTCCACCTACACATCGCTAACGCCAGCCAAACTTTCACCGATGCCGAAATTGCCATATTCAAAAATACAGCACAACAAGCCGAGACTTTTGTTTCGAGCGAGTTCGCGCAGTTTGATTACGAAGTTGATGTAATTATCACTACACCTTCGTTTACGCTGCCAACTATCGCCGAGGACGGAATCGCTGGCAAAACGCTTCATTCGCGCTTGATTATGATTTCTGTTGATAAAAGCCAGCACGGGGTTAACGAGGATTTTATTTTCGAAACAATTTGCCACGAAATGTCGCACTCGCTGCGTTGGGAAAAACTGCCCGAATATGCCGAAACTATGTTTGATGGGGTGATTTTGGAGGGCTTGGCGGTCGCGCTAGAAGAGGAAGCGATGAATAAACTCGGACGGCGAAACCAACAATTTTTCTTGAGAGAAATGCAGAAAACTTCTCAAGCTGAAATTGATAAGATAATTGCTGCACTACAAGGCAATTTTGAAGACAAGGTTTACGATTATACCAAAATATTTTTCACCGGCGATGGTGTTTTACCGCGCTGGGCGGGATATAAACTTGGGTATTACTTTGTGAAGCAACACCTACATCAAACTAGTCAGACTATCTCACAGGCGACTTTGGCAAGTTACAAGGATTTTATCCTATAA
- a CDS encoding GreA/GreB family elongation factor yields MSTTFLSKKGFKELQKEISGLEISEKALTLELKEIGRAKSRDDKLHRGDVITQLENIQSKIFMKKDILRHAKPLPRKRDRLKIAIGSVVDLVDQQGKIFRYTLVHSLEANPLDGRISVDSPLGKSLLNHKKSETVSWKNGLMTRQLQVVKIS; encoded by the coding sequence ATGAGTACAACATTTTTAAGCAAAAAAGGATTTAAGGAGCTTCAGAAAGAAATTTCTGGGCTAGAGATTTCAGAGAAAGCGCTCACGTTGGAATTGAAGGAAATTGGGCGCGCCAAATCGCGTGATGACAAATTGCACCGAGGTGATGTAATTACGCAGCTGGAAAATATCCAATCAAAAATCTTTATGAAGAAGGATATTTTGCGTCACGCTAAGCCGCTGCCAAGGAAACGCGATCGATTGAAAATTGCTATTGGCTCAGTCGTGGACTTGGTGGATCAACAAGGAAAAATCTTCCGCTACACGCTGGTTCATAGCCTGGAAGCGAACCCTCTGGACGGGCGAATTTCCGTGGATAGCCCGCTGGGGAAAAGCCTGTTAAATCACAAGAAGTCCGAAACTGTCTCCTGGAAAAATGGCTTGATGACCAGACAGCTACAAGTCGTTAAAATTAGCTAA
- a CDS encoding sensor histidine kinase: protein MKIFTSATIKLAGWYLMILMIVSLLFSSIIFQVARSEVDAQIHKIIVQRKGDFPAINLSERIDNSTRNLLISLGYINLIVLLAGGWCSYLLAKITLRPIETAHKAQSRFVANASHQLRTPLAIMKAETEFALKNQKANKAELTETLESNLEEINKLTELTAMLLELSRTENKLALEDKSFNLTELISELVRERKAEARVKMNCPEHINIPLHHTATRELCAILLDNSLKHSPKNSVVKICIIPSKQNITVNFINDGTISQQTLPHVFERFFRGNQSTKGYGLGLPLAEQLTKALGGQISVSTSKNSTIFTISLPIL from the coding sequence ATGAAAATTTTTACTTCAGCAACAATTAAGTTGGCGGGCTGGTATTTGATGATTTTGATGATCGTCAGTTTGCTGTTTAGTAGCATTATTTTTCAGGTGGCGCGCTCGGAAGTTGATGCGCAAATTCATAAAATTATCGTTCAAAGGAAGGGCGATTTTCCTGCAATCAATTTGTCGGAAAGAATAGATAATTCAACTCGAAATCTTTTGATTAGTCTGGGCTATATAAATCTTATCGTTCTGCTCGCTGGCGGTTGGTGTTCATATTTATTGGCGAAAATCACTTTGCGGCCGATAGAAACTGCCCACAAAGCTCAATCGCGATTTGTTGCTAATGCCAGCCATCAGCTCCGAACGCCTCTGGCAATTATGAAAGCAGAAACTGAATTCGCGCTAAAAAATCAGAAGGCGAATAAGGCGGAACTTACAGAAACTCTGGAAAGCAATTTGGAGGAAATAAATAAGTTGACTGAGCTTACAGCAATGCTCCTGGAGTTATCGCGAACAGAAAATAAGTTGGCGCTGGAAGATAAAAGCTTTAACTTGACGGAATTGATATCCGAACTCGTTCGCGAACGAAAAGCCGAAGCGCGAGTTAAAATGAATTGCCCAGAACACATAAATATTCCGCTTCATCACACCGCCACGCGAGAATTGTGCGCGATTTTACTCGACAATTCATTGAAACATAGCCCGAAAAATTCTGTGGTAAAAATTTGCATCATTCCATCGAAACAAAACATCACCGTCAATTTCATCAACGACGGCACAATTTCACAACAAACTCTGCCGCACGTCTTTGAGCGATTTTTCCGCGGCAATCAAAGCACAAAAGGCTATGGATTAGGACTGCCATTAGCGGAACAATTGACAAAAGCGCTAGGCGGACAAATCTCTGTTAGCACTTCGAAAAACTCAACCATTTTCACAATTTCCTTGCCGATTCTGTAA
- a CDS encoding response regulator transcription factor, producing MRLLVIEDERKIARVITESLKREKYAVDAAYDGEEGFNLADSQPYDLLIVDRMLPGLEGTEIVKKLRENGKNMPILFLTALSTTEDKTLGLDVGADDYLTKPFAIDELLARVRALLRRPPIQQPDILKIDDLRIDKQQHTVTRAGKIIDLTSKEYALLEYLMQHPNQILSKETLIDHVWDFDADILPNNVEAYIKNLRQKIDKPFKKQLIKTVRGFGYRIES from the coding sequence ATGCGACTACTAGTCATTGAGGACGAACGAAAAATTGCGAGGGTCATAACCGAATCTTTGAAACGCGAAAAATACGCGGTTGATGCGGCGTACGACGGAGAAGAGGGCTTTAATTTGGCGGATAGTCAGCCGTATGATTTGTTGATTGTTGATCGAATGTTGCCGGGATTAGAAGGCACGGAGATTGTTAAAAAATTGCGCGAGAACGGGAAAAATATGCCAATTCTGTTTCTGACGGCACTGAGTACGACCGAAGATAAAACGCTCGGACTGGACGTGGGAGCCGATGATTATTTGACTAAGCCTTTTGCAATTGATGAGCTGTTGGCGCGAGTGCGAGCCTTGCTTCGTCGTCCACCAATTCAGCAACCAGACATCTTGAAAATTGACGATTTGAGAATTGACAAGCAGCAACATACAGTAACTCGCGCAGGAAAAATTATCGACCTCACGAGCAAAGAATATGCGCTGCTGGAATATTTGATGCAGCATCCGAATCAGATTCTCAGTAAAGAAACGCTGATTGATCACGTTTGGGATTTTGACGCTGATATTTTACCGAATAATGTCGAGGCATACATAAAAAATCTGCGCCAAAAAATCGACAAACCGTTCAAAAAGCAATTGATAAAAACCGTGCGCGGCTTCGGTTATAGGATTGAATCATGA
- a CDS encoding ABC transporter ATP-binding protein, translating into MPDNKKMVEIRHFKMSFGDKTVIKDLSFDVFRGEVFGFLGSNGSGKTTTLRALLGLYQQTAGDLLINGKPYSVESQIRLGYLPEERGLYKKEKVLDVMLYFGQLKGLSRKEAKDFSLKFLERVNLSDKANTQLDKLSGGQQQKIQLGVTIMGDPELLIMDEPAKGFDPVNRRLLMNIIEEQRKAGATIIYVTHQMEEVERLCDRLILLKDGQAAAYGTLEEVKSQFGGASMDDIFVQVYGGEAKELSDE; encoded by the coding sequence ATGCCAGATAATAAAAAAATGGTTGAGATTCGTCATTTTAAGATGAGTTTCGGCGATAAAACTGTTATTAAAGATCTGAGTTTCGACGTTTTTCGCGGCGAAGTTTTTGGTTTTTTGGGAAGCAATGGTTCGGGAAAAACTACGACGTTGCGCGCATTGTTGGGGCTATATCAGCAGACCGCGGGCGATTTATTGATAAACGGCAAGCCATATTCGGTGGAAAGCCAGATTCGCCTCGGATACCTTCCTGAGGAGCGCGGTTTGTATAAAAAAGAAAAAGTCTTAGACGTGATGCTTTACTTTGGTCAATTGAAGGGCTTGAGTCGCAAAGAAGCTAAGGATTTTTCTCTGAAGTTTTTGGAGCGCGTCAATTTGAGCGATAAGGCTAATACGCAACTTGATAAATTATCTGGCGGACAGCAGCAGAAAATTCAGCTGGGCGTAACAATTATGGGCGATCCGGAACTGCTGATTATGGACGAGCCAGCCAAAGGTTTTGATCCGGTGAATCGCCGTTTGTTGATGAACATAATTGAGGAGCAACGAAAAGCTGGCGCGACAATTATTTACGTTACACACCAGATGGAGGAAGTTGAAAGATTGTGCGATCGCTTGATTTTATTGAAGGACGGTCAAGCGGCGGCGTACGGCACATTGGAAGAAGTAAAAAGTCAATTTGGCGGCGCTTCAATGGACGACATTTTCGTACAAGTGTACGGCGGCGAAGCGAAGGAGTTGAGCGATGAGTAA